The region GTGGCCAATTCTGACTGGCGAGAAAGTGTACTGACCGCTGCTAGTCGTTACAGTTTCCAGCGTCAGGCCGACGTCCGTATTGCGAAGCGTGACGTGAGCATTCGGGACAACTGCGCCGGACGGATCCGAAACAATTCCAGTAATGGCCCCCTGATCTACCTGGGCAATCAAATCCGGACTCAGAGTTAGCAGAAAGCACACACACGCAAGGGTTATAAGCCTAAGGGTACGCACACGTCTAAACACACTGCATCCAGAGCTCATCCCGTCACTCTCCAAAAGAACTTCAAATAGTGGTACTGACAGTTCGCAGTAATGTAACCGGTTACTTTTAGTCTCCGGCGCACTTTATTCTTCGGAAATCTCCTTTGTCAAACAAAAATATTTAGGCGCTGAAATATCTTCCGGCACTGATCTTTACGGAAGGAGGCTGACGTTTCGTAAGGCACCTTCCTCTGCAGGTTCCGCATTGGTGCTAGGATGCATTTGCTGCTTTTGCAAAAAATTCGTCATCGATTGAAATACGTCAAGGAAACCGTTACGCCACGTGTCCACCCCGCACCTCTCCCGCCGCAATTTCCTGCAAAAGATGGCGATGACGCCAATCCTCTTACGAATGGCTCCCCTTGGTAGCTCGCTTTTGACCCAGAATCTCTGGTCATCGGTAGGCCAGCCGACCTTAGGCTTAGAGGAGTTTTATCTCAAACCAAACTACCCGACAAAATCCCCCCTCGAAGACGTCCTACGTCTCGTACCGCCAGGAACTGACGAATTTATCACGGAAAAATACGCCTTCCAGATTGAGCAGGAGCTGAAGCAGTGGAGTGTCTCGCTCATTCGTTCGGGTCGTGATCTCAGTTCGCTTGCAGGACTACTTGATAATTCCATTTCAGCCACAGCACTCACACCCATGCAGCAAACAACAATACGAAATGCGCAAGGGATTGAGGCTCTCAAGATAGAATTCGGGTCGGAGACGACCTCAGGGCGCGATGAGTTTTTAAGAGAACTTCGCGACTATTTTCAGCCTGCGACTCGCATCCTGACTGCTCAATTCGATGTAGTCAGTCTCGAAGATATCTCCGGAGGACCGCAGGACCTTCAAGTTGGTATTCGATACAACTTTGTGTTCGAGATCGAAGGCGCACGTCGCGAAGAGCGCGTCGGGCAATGGCAAACCAAATGGATTTTTACTTCCCCGAATACCTGGAGACTTCACCACTTGGTGGCGAGCGGAGAGGTGCGCTGCATCGTATCTTCGCCTGCTTTTGTCGATGTTACAGAACATGCATTTGGGTCCATCGACTCGTACCGCTCCCAATTACTGCACGGCACTGATTATTGGCGAACTGTTCTTGATGGTGCATGCGGGATAGATGTTTACGGGAACAACGGTATCGCCGCCGGCGATTTTGATAACGATGGATTTGACGATCTTTACATCTGTCAACCGGGAGGCCTCCCGAACCGCCTTTATCGCAATCGCGGCGATGGAACATTTGAAGATGTCACCGAACATGCGGGCGTAGGGGTGCTCGATAACACCTCATGTGCAATCTTCGCGGACTTTCGTAACAGTGGTCTGCAGGACTTGCTTGTCGTTTGTGGCACCGGACCATTGCTCTTCCTGAACCAAGGCAATAGCAAATTCCATATGAAGCGCGATGCCTTCACTTTTGCACAAGATCCGCAGGGAACTTTCACCCATGCTGCAGTGGCCGATTACGATCAGGATGGAAAGCTGGATATCTATTTCTGCCTTTACAGCTACTATCTCGGGCTCGACCAATATCACTATCCTGTGCCCTACTTCGATGCACGGAACGGCCCTCCCAACTTCCTTTTGCACAACGAAGGCGATGGCAAATTCACAGATCGTACAGGAGTTGCCGGACTCAACAAAAACAACAACCGTTATAGCTTCGCATGCGCATGGCAGAATTCCAAAACAAATGGTTTTCCAGATATCTATGTGGCAAACGATTTCGGCCGGAGTAATCTTTATCGAAACAATGGCGACGGCACTTTCACGGATGTCTCAACCGAGGCCCATGTAGAAGATGCTGGAGCAGGCATGAGCGCCTCCTGGTCCGATATCGATAATGATGGTCAGCCTGATGTGTATGCGGCCAATATGTGGTCGGCAGCAGGCCAGAGGATCGCCGAACAAGCACTTTTTCACAAGAACGCACCGGAAAATATTCGCGCGCTCTATCGCCATCATGCTCGCGGCAACTCCCTTTATCGCAATTTGGGGAATGGCACATTTCAAAATGTAAGTAATCAGATAGGCGTCGAGATGGGGCGGTGGTCGTGGAGTTCGGATTTCTGGGACTTCGATCACAACGGTTATTCAGACCTCTACGTCACGAATGGCTATATCTCTGGTTCCGAGCATAATGACCTTGCCAGCTTCTTCTGGCGACAGGTCGTCGGAAAATCCCCTGAGGATTCGACTCCATCTCAAGCATATGAGCATGGATGGAATGCCCTTAACGAGCTCATCCGTTCCGATAACTCCTGGAGTGGTTATGAAAGAAATGTGATGTTCGCGAACAACGGAGATGGAACATTTACAGAACTCTCGGGAGCCGTGGGCCTCGACTTTATAGAAGACAGCCGCTCGTTTGCCCTTGCCGACATCGACCATGATGGCCGCCTGGAAGTGATTCTGAAGAATCGTAATGCTCCTCAGCTCCGCGTCGTGCACAATGCGCTGCAACATATCGGCCACTCAGTCTCTTTCCGTTTGCATGGCACCAAAAGCAACCGCGATGCAATCGGCTCTATAATTGTGTTAGAAGCAGGCCCCTTGAAGCAGACAAAATCGCTTCAGGCTGGTTCCGGCTTCCTCGCGCAACATTCGAAGGAGATCTTCTTCGGCATAGGACGCCCCGCCGATCCCGTTCGTGCAACGATTCACTGGCCTTCAGGAAATAAGCAGATTTTTGAGAATATCCCTGTCGACCATCGCATCGAGATCCAGGAAGATTTAGATTCGTACGTCGCCAAGCCCTTCACCGCATCTTCGGCAACCTCTTCTCATTCTGTCCCTCAATCTCTCGTCGATCATCCACCTGCCGCGTTCGGAACCTGGCTCATTGAGCCGTTGAAAGCACCCGGATTTTCCCTTCCGGGGCTTGATGGCAAAGTGTACAGTCTGCATTCATCCCTCGGCGGCTTTACGCTTCTCAACTTTTGGACAGCCCGCGCGCCGCAGTGTCGCAGCATGCTGACACATTTTCACCAGCATCAATCAGAATTCAACCGCGCCAATTTGAAGCTCCTGGCCATCAATACGGATGAGGACGCTTCAGCGGGAAAGCTACTGGCAACGCAACTTGGCCTAGATTTTCCCATCTTATTTGCGAGCACTGAAATTTCGGGAATTTACAACATCATCTTTCGTTACCTATACGATCGGCGTCGCGATTTGGTGCTTCCAGGATCATTCCTGGTAAATGCAGAGGGAATGATTCTTAAGGTTTATCAGGGGCAGGCTGACATCCAGCAAATCCTCAAAGACATCAATTTAGCATCTGATTCAACCTCAGAACGATTGCTGCGAGCTCTTCCCTTCCCAGGCGCAGTCATCCAAGATGACTTTCGGCGCAACGATTTCACCTATGGCGTCGCTCTCTTCCAGCATGGATATCTTGATGCTGCCGCAGAATCCTTCCAACAGGTCATCCTTCAGAAACCTAATGACTCGGAGGCCTACTACAATCTCGGCACGTTAAGTCTTCATCGCAATGATCTCCCCACAGCGCGCCGATATCTCGAGCAGACGCTCAAGCTCCGTCCAGACTACCCTGAGGCATGGAACAACCTCGGCATGATCGCAGCCCAGCAAGGCCTGGCGGATGAAGCAATCCGCAATTTCCAACAGTCCCTCGGCCTTCGCCCCAATTACACCATTGCCCTTCTCAATCTAGGCAATCTTTATCGTCACCAAGGCGCATTCGACAAGGCCATGAACCTGTTCCGCCAAGCACTCCAGCTTAAACCGGACGATGCAGAGGCCAACTACAGTCTCGGCATGCTTTACGCACAACAGAATCAATTACAGCAGGCATCCGATTCTCTTCAAAAGGCGGCCACACTGCGTCCAGGCTACCCTGAAGCGTTGAACAACCTCGGCGTGATCTATGTTCGCACTGGCGACTACGAACATGCAGAAGAGCAGTTCAAGACCTGCATCCGCCTTACACCTTCCTTCGGTCAGTCTTATCTGAACCTCGCCCAACTCTACGCCATTCGCCACGAGAAGCAGCAGGCAATCCAGATCCTGCAGCAGCTATTGGTATTGCAGCCACAGAACCAAACAGCACAACAGGCGCTAAAGATGCTCTCAGGCCCTTGATGATCAGGTCACGAGCCGCGAGAAGAAGGTTTTTCGACGCTTTTCCCTCCACCAAGTCAGACGTTTACCAGCCCTCTCACCCGCATTAGACTCTATAAACGTGATTATCCCTCGTCGGCGTTTTCTCGGTTTATCGCTCTTCGCGCTCAGCAGTACGCTTCTTGAAACCCTGACCACGCCTCTGTGGAAGTGGCGCAATCCTGATCTGGTTTATGCTGCTACGATCGCTCCGACCTTGCCTGTGCAGTTCACCGATGTTGCCAAACAGGCTGGGCTCACCGTTCCAAATGTATGGGGAGGAGTCGATCACAAACGGTCCATCGTCGAAGCAAAGGGCTGCGGTATAGCATTCTTTGACTACGATAACGATGGCTGGCTGGACATCTATCTCACAAATGGAGACCGCTTCGATGTGGAATGGCCCGCTGGACAGGCCCCAACGACGCACCTCTATAAAAACAATCGAGATGGAACCTTTGCCGATGTCACTGCAAAATCGGGCCTCGCAAGGACAGGTTGGCAGACCGGGGTCTGTATCGGAGACTATGACAACAATGGATGGGACGACCTCTTCTGCACCTTCTGGGGGCACAATGTACTCTTCCGCAATAACGGTGATGGCACATTCAGCGATGTCACGCAGAAGGCTGGCCTCTCGCAAAAGCAGGTTCGGCTAGGCGCGGGATGCACCTTCCTTGACTACGATCGAGACGGGTATCTGGATCTTTTCGTCTGTAATTATCTCAAGCTTGATCCCAAAGATATTTCTCCCGAAACGGACACCAAATTCTGTCAATGGAAGGGCGTTCCAGTCATGTGTGGCCCGCGCGGTCTCCCTGGCGACACCAATATCCTCTATCGCAACAATGGTGACGGCACCTTTACGGACGTCTCGGAAAGGTCCGGCATCCTCAAAGTCGGGCCGCGCTATTCCATCACCGCGGTCTCTTACGACTTCGACAATGATGGTTGGCCCGACATTTATGTTGCCGTCGACTCGCAACCAAGCGTTCTGCTGAAAAACAATCACGACGGCACCTTTACGGACATTGCCGTGATGGCTGGTTGCGCCTATAACGATGATGGACACGAGCAGGCGGGTATGGGTGTCGCCGTTGCCGACTATGACTGCGACGGCTACTTGGATATCTTCAAAACAAATTTTGCCGATGATACCTGCAATCTTTACCACAACAACGGAGATGGCACTTTTACTGACGTCACTGCGACGGCGGGAACCTCTGTGAATAACAACTACGTTGCGTGGGGTTGCGACTTTGTCGATTATGACAATGACGGATGGAAAGACATCTTCCAGGTCAATGGTCATGTTTATCCCGAAATCGATAGATATCACTTCGGCCAGAACTTCAAGAATCCGCGTCTTGTCTACAGAAATTTGGGCAACGGACGCTTCAAAGATGTTTCAAGTGAGATGGGCACTGGCATCTCAGAACGATATTCGAGCCGCGGTGCAGCCTTCGGCGATTACGACAACGACGGCGACATCGATGTTCTGATCCTTAATATGAATGACACCCCCTCGCTATTGCGCAACGATGGTGGCAATCAACAAAACTGGATCAAACTCAAGCTCATAGGCACCCAGTGCAACCGTACGGCGATCGGCGCTCGCGCGAGCGTCACCACAGGCAAGCACGTGCAGATGGATGAAGTCCACAGCGGCACCAGTGTCATGTCACAGAGCGATCTGCGCCTGCACTTCGGACTCGGCAAATCGGAGATGGTTGATGCGATTGAAGTGAAATGGCCAACGACACAAAAGGTTGAAAAATTCACGAATATTAAAGCCAACCAGATTCTTACAATTCGTGAAGGAGACGGGATTGTCGCAGCGTATAAGCCTAAGAGAGCTTGAGAGTTAATACGGTATGGCATTATTTTGCGATTGCTGGTTGCCCCTGCAACACAACCATAAACTGCTGGATCTTTTGCCGTTGCTGCTCGACAGCTTCCGCCCGTAACTTTTCAATCGCATCGTGTTGATCAAACTCCTGCTGCGCCTTAGCACTTAAACCGATACGCTGATAGGCGACTCCAAGCCTGTAATACGCATCACCAAGCTGTGGATTTACTTCCACTGCCTTGGCGAAGAAGTCGATGGCCTGTTGATAATCTTTCTTGTCCATCCTCAGTATCCCCAATTGGAGATAAGCCTCTCCGAACTTCGGATCGACCTCCACAGCCTTCTGCAACAGGGATCTTGCCTGATCCTCATCTGCCACATTTGCAGGTATTCCCTGACGCTTCAGAACTGCCATCGCGTAGTAGTACTTGGGACGTGCACTTTCTGGTTGTGCCTGCGCAAATCGAGCCAATTTACGCTCTGCGCAGGCCAGCGGGGCAGGCGCCGCAATCTCAATCTCTCCCAGGAACATGTAGGGTGCGGTATTCGCTGGATTCAAGTCTGAGGCTTTGCATAACTGCTCTGCCGCCTCTTCGTATTGGGCACTAGCAAAAAGTGCAACGCCCAACGCAGACAACATTCTTGCTGATTTCGGGTAGGTTTTCGTTCCTTTCCTGAATACCTCGATGGCTGGCCAAACAGCGCGATGCAATAACAATTCGGTGCCCCAAGTAAATTCGTTAGGCTCGCTTGGATCCAGATGCACCGCGGCCTCGTACTCATGCTCAGCAGACAACGCATCGCCCATTGCTTCATTTATATCGCCCGCAAGCCGGTGAACCTCTGAGGTGTCTTCTTCTGACAGCAAATGATTGATGTGTTCATGCGCTTGTTTCAGGTCGCCGGTTTCTTTGTAGGCAAATGTAAGGTCATATTCATTACTGTGATTAGCAGGATCAATACGGTAAGCAGCCTCCAGAGGAGGCACCGCATCACGATAGTTTCCATTCTGGAGGCAAAACCTGCCAAGATCTCGATTTGCCGCAAAGCTCTCCGGCGAAGCCTTGGCTGCGCGACGTAGCGCGCTTTCGGTATCGCCCATATGACCAGCGGGAACAACTCCGCCCGATCGAAGCGTCACCGCCTCCCGAGCAAGGGTTTCACTCGTCCGCAGGTTTGCATCTGATCCATGTCCGCCGACAGCGGTCCAATCGGTAATGCCAGCGACAGTAAAGCTCGGTTTATCGGAAAAATCCATGCTCTCCACATGTGCAGTATCTGCAGAGAGGGTGAGAATAATGGGTGCCGCCGTATTGCCTGTAGAAATATCCGCCGATGCATGCAGATTAGCCTTTTCAGCGCGTACAGAATATTTCCCTGGCCGAACGTTGACAAAAGCAAAGCTACCGTGCACATCTGTTCGTGTCGTCGCATCCGTCTGTTGCAGTAGCACAATGGCATCGGAAACAGGATTACCCCGCATATCGTTCACGACGCCGTGAATCGCAACGGTTCCTGGCTGTTGCGCGTACATCCTAAAATCGCTGGCAAGCACGGTAAAGACGATCAACATTGGAAGCAAGCCGATCATCCGGACTATGGAAGAAACCGTGCGTTTCTCAGAAAAGAACATCGCGACCATAACAATCGGCATTGTACTCGCTAACTCTCAGCTCACAGTCGGATTGCTATTGATATCGCCCTGGACATGAAGACGGTTTCGGCCACGAGGTACAGGATGCAAGAACCTTTGACCATGGAGCATCGACTATCTCAAATACGGTCCTTGCGGCGCAAGCATAACCTCTAGTTCAGACGAAGAGAATCATCGCATACTGTACCAGAAGATGGGAAAAGTACTCCAGAAACCCGGCATCCCATTGTTTTTTCTCTCTATCAGTATGGCAAGGACAATCCCCGGAGGGGCTCAGAGGCAACCGGTAACTTGTGGAAGATGTCCGGCGATATTCGAATTCATGGGGATACATGAATAAAATCGGTTTGACTTATCGCCGCCCACGATTTCCGCAACATATCCGGTGTGCTTCCGGTCAAATTCTCCGGGAAGAGATGAAGTACTCGCAACCGATGGAAGCACCAAGGCATCCCTGTTATCGCCCCCAATGCAACACCTGTCGCTTCGTATGGTGTATTCCTTATTGAGAGAATGAAGCAGCCTCCTCTTAATCGAACATTCCGCTTTTATGATTTTGAGATATGAATATCAAGGGTGTGGCAAAATTGGCTGGAGTATCCACTGCAACCGTCTCTCGCGTCTTGAACAAAACAGCTCCCGTGGATGCGCGCACCGAACGCCGGGTTCGTAATGCCATTGAACGGACAGGGTACTTTCCCAACACGCACGCGCGGATGCTGGGTTCTGCGAAAAGCCAGACCTATGGGCTCATCATCTCTGATATCGCGAATCCATTTTTCCCAGAGCTGGTCAAATCCTTCGAACATCTTGCGGTTGACCACAACCATGAAGTCCTGATTGGAAACACCGACTATCATCCGGAGCGCATGGAGCAATGTGTTCGCCGCATGCTTGAGCACAAGGTGGCCGGGGTGGCCATTATGACCTCCGAGATGGACTCCAAACTGGTCCTTATGCTCAGCAAGCGACAAATACCCATTGTATTTTTAGACACTGGAAAGGCTGGGTCTCTCACAAGCAATATTTCGATCGACTACCAGCATGGCATTGATCTGGCAATTGATCATCTCGTCTCGCTCAAGCATCGCAGTATTGCCTTCATTCAGGGCCCGGTCAACTTTAAATCTGCGATGATCCGGCGGGACGCCTTCATATCGTCGCTCAAGCGAGATGGCATTAAAATCGGAGAAGATTTCATCAGAACCGGTAACCATAGTATCGATGGAGGACGGCGTGCGATGGATGAGTTATTAGCTCTCGAAAACCGCCCAACCGCTGTTATGTGCTCAAACGATTTGACCGCCATCGGAGTTCTGATAGCTGCTCACATCGCAGGATTCCGTGTTCCTGAAGATATCTCTGTCATTGGCTTCGATGACATAGAACTCAGCAGTCTGGTGCATCCCCCTCTTACAACGATTCGCGTCTCTCGAACCGAGATCGCTACGCGTGCCTTCTCTGCCCTTTATGGAGCAACCAATCGAACGGCGTCACGTGGCACTAACCACACTATTCCTACCGACCTCATCATTCGCCAATCCACAGGGCCAAGTTCCCGCTGACGGAGCTACAGCTCTGGGAACTCATGGAGCATCCTTCGATCGTATTACTTTGCAGCCCTTATAGCGCCTGCAGTTTTTGCCACGGGGGAAGCTGCCTCGTTCCAGAAGATGTAGGTTCCGCTGCGTGTCGCAACGACAACATCGGTCTTTCCGTCACCGTTCAGGTCGGCGGCAAGAATATCCGAGCCTGCGCCGGAGCGGTTATGGATCAGGTGTGGCACCAGCTTGGCGCCGCCCGGAGCCTTCGGGTCACGCACCGTTCTGTACCAGTAGAGGACTGCCGGACCATAAGGGTCGGGGTCGTAAAAATCATCCAAATGCGAGAAGACGCGCTTGCCCACCAGAAAGTCAGGAATGCCATCTCCATCAACATCGGCCATCGTGGTACCGTGTGGCTGCGAGAAGGAGACGCCCCCGGCGTTCTTATCGGTGTACGTCCCCATCACGTCGTGTTTCACGAAGCTGATCTCGCCGGTCAACGTATCGCGTTTCTGCTCAAACCATGCAAGACCCCATCCGTGCGACTGCAGCGTTGTCACCACATCGGGCAGGCCATCGCCGTTTACGTCATAGACGGCCATGTCGCATCCGCCCGCCGACGTGCGTGCCCAGCGTCCGAAGGCAACGGGATGAAACTTCCATAGCCCGCTGTCCACTCCTTCTGCAGGCTGCTCCCACCATCCCTCAGCATCAAGGATATCGACCCGACCATCCTTATTAATATCTCCCGCTCCAATGCCGTGCGGAGGCCACGGCCCCTTCTCTGAGACGTGATGGATAATCCACTTTGCTGATTCGTCCTTCGGATCTGGCTTCGCGAGGCTGATGTATCCGTCGCCCGAGGTGTAGATAAGCTCCGGGACGCCGTCGCCGTCGATGTCGCGGATGATCGTCTCCTCGCCAAACACTGAATCGACCACATGATAGTGCTTCCAGCGACGCTGCTCCCCGTGGGGATTGATATACAGATCGGCCCCCACACCTCGTCCGGAGGTCAGCACATCGGCCCAGCCGTCGCCATTGAAGTCCGCCGCACGTTCAATCCAGTCCTTCGCCGGATACTGTGTCGAGGTGTTATAGGCCTCGTTGGGATAGATCTCGTTCGAGTCGCGATAACTGGGACCGTAGTAGATGAAGGGACCACTCACGATGTCCATCTTGCCATCGAGGTTGAAGTCCGCCGCCGCCGCCGACCATCCATAGAAAAATTCATTGAGCCGCTGCAAGCGGAAACCTGTACCAACGACCTCGTCAGGCCGCGACTTAATGGCGAGATTCTTCCATGCAACATCCTTGAAGCTGACCTCACTGCCTGGGCCAACATAGAGGGCCATCGGACCGTACTCGTCCATGTTCTCGGTGGCTCCACTCGCCTCACCACCGCCGTCGTTGAGGAAAGCGCGGACGATTTGGGCGTCGAGCAGAACCTCGATCTGGTTCCATCCAGGCTGCAGGCCACGCACAGGATGCGGCATCAGGATTACTCCCGGAGGTGGATCGGGAAGCCCCGCCAGACCTGGACCCAGAGCTGGACGAGAGATCCCACCCGGACGCGAAGGGTGGGCCGCTCCAGGCGGTGGTGGCGGTGGAGCGTAACGGGCCTGTCCGCCTGCATTGCGAAGCCTGGTCTTGCTGGTAATCTTGCCGGTTGCATCGATCATCACGCGGTAAGGAACGAGCGCAGTGCCTTCAATCGCGAGCAGTACACCGGTCGAGCTCGCATCCCGCTTTTCCATGCGCATCAGAATCCCGGTGTCGCATCGCCCTGTGCAGCGGAAGGAGGTGTAGAGCGCGGAGTCCTGGTACGGCTTGTCGAGGACGAGCCAGCCTTCTCCACCTTTGGCTGTAATCTCGCCGTTATCTGCGCTCCATTTAGCCGACCCAAGCGTTCGCCACTCCACCAGCGCCGATCCTTTGAAGGTGGCATCTGGAATGAAAGTGGGACCAGACTCGGCATACAAAACGGAGATGGCGAATTGCGCTGCACAGACCACGGTCCATGCCAATTTCAGGCAATACATCCTCGTATATTTCGACATCTGCAATTACTCGCTATATTGCGTACTATGCAAAGATTGTTGTCAATAGTGCAGCGAATGGTAGGAGGTTCACAAGTACGCTGTCAACTGTCATTGCCATCACCAGCGCCCGCAGGGTGATCTGCCACGAAAAGCCCAGCTGTCCTCACATGCAAGGCAGGCGTCCCCGTCTCAATCTATCGGGATTCAACTCTAAAAAATGACACGTCTGACGTCGATCAAATCTCCGACAAGATTGACTGAGCAAGTTGTCCCAGCTGGTCCAAAATTTTTCTTCTGATTCGGTAGCAGGACAGGGGGCGATATTTCTCTGCCCTGCCGTGCTATTTCACAACGAGCGTGAGAGTCGTGGTCTGAGTAATAGCTCCACTGCTGGCAGTGACGGTGATCGGATAGGATCCTGCCGGTGTGGTGGGATGGAGGGTACTGTTTCCGCAGCCATTGAGGAAAAACGTCAGCATGATGACACCCCCTAGAAGCTTGTACCTGAGGCGTTGACGCTGGAGCCACGCTGTTGCGAGCACAGCCACAAGGAACATCACCAGCCATTGGATTCGTCCGCCCTTGGAGGGGGGCGGTCCCGCCATGCCGGCCGCAGAGACGCCCGGCCCAGAGGTGGTGATGGTCACAGTAGCGGTTCCCGCTCCGTTGACCCCTACCGCAGACGGCGATGCCAGGCAAAAAGTTCCGCTCGGGGCGCCACTGCAGCTCAGCAGCACATTGCCGATGAAGCCGCCGATCGGAGTAATCGACAGCTTATAGGAGGCCGAGTTGCCCGGATTTACCGTGGCTGAAGCCGGCGTTGCCGCCACCGAAAAGCCAATGGGATTGCAGCCGAGCAAGACATTCGCCTGGCCGGTAAGACGTCCAGCTGTGTCTGCGCTCATCCCACCGCCGTTGGCAGCATTTGCCTGCTGCATAAAGATGCGGAGATCGTCCTGGCCCTTCTGGTCCCGGCCTTGCTGGAACTCGACGAGAGCGTGGTTGAGCTGCTGCAGCAGAGCAGCTTTCAGCGTAGCGTCGGTGATGTAGGCGGTCTTTGTAGAGTCAATCAACGCCTGCACGAAGTCGGCAGACTGGAGGGTCACATTGGTAGAGGCGGTGGCCTGGATGCCAGGCGATCCGTTGAGCCATGCCTTGGTATAGATGGTGTGGGCTCCGCAAGTTGCAGGAGAGAAAAACGATCGGTGATAGTAGGACACGCCTGGATCCATATACGCGATCGTCTGCAGATCGAACATCTTTCCATTCTTAGCCGGGTCGCCGTCGAAGTAGGCAACATTGACGGAGCGTACCGGTGTGGCAGCGGCCTGCAGTGTGGCCTGAACTTTGGTTCGTTGGCCCAGCGTAGTTAGCGGATTCACTGAAGCGGTGATGCTCTGCAGCGATCCGCTCGCCTCGGTTGCTCCCGGCGCCGAAGCGCCTGCCGGCAGGAGATGGAAGAACTGATGCACCGGATACATGCCGACGTTGTTGCTGTAATCCTGAATGTCCACCTGTGTGATCTGAGTGAGGCCGCTGCCGGGAATGGTTTTCAAACCGTGGTCGGGCATCTCCCCAACCAGTTTGCCGCTGCCATCTTCCATCCAGGTCACCACCCAGAAGACCATATTGTCGTTGCCATTCTTGATGGCTGGGAAGCTGCTGGGAAGAAAATCCTGGCTGGCGAGCTTCCAGTTGGGATTCCCGTTTCCATCGGAGGATTCGAAGCCCGCGATCTGCGCGATGGTCTGTTCTCCAATCAGGAAGCTGTTACCGCACAAATCTCCTTGCGTACAAACCGCACCGGTATTCCAGTTGGTGCAGCTCGCTTCGTTTGTGTTTGAGCTGCTGCAATAAGGCTGGCCGTAGAAGCGCACATGGATGGTTGCGTTCGCCGGTGTATCCACCAGGCTATAGTTATAGACGCGAGAGGTAAGGGTCAACGTGTCGTCGGGTTTGGCCTCGAGGAGCAGGGGCACCGTAGAGAGGCTGAAAGGGGAATTCTTCGAATCCTTCTTGCTGATGAAAAATCCCTTCATCGTATAGAACTGCTGATCCACAGGATCTGTGCTGCCCTTGGACGGATAGGTACGGTCGGGCGTATTGAGCTGCACCTTCTGCGCGTTTCCGTCCCAGAACCAGCGTTCGGGATGATTCACAGCGACATCCGGCAGATTGTAGATGCCCTGCCACCAGGGCTGATTTCCGGAGCAGGTTAATTCTGTGTTGCTGGAGTCATTATTAAGCGGGCTTGCGATATAGCCGGTGAAAAGCGGTCCGGTGCCGGCGACA is a window of Edaphobacter sp. 12200R-103 DNA encoding:
- a CDS encoding tetratricopeptide repeat protein, whose amino-acid sequence is MVAMFFSEKRTVSSIVRMIGLLPMLIVFTVLASDFRMYAQQPGTVAIHGVVNDMRGNPVSDAIVLLQQTDATTRTDVHGSFAFVNVRPGKYSVRAEKANLHASADISTGNTAAPIILTLSADTAHVESMDFSDKPSFTVAGITDWTAVGGHGSDANLRTSETLAREAVTLRSGGVVPAGHMGDTESALRRAAKASPESFAANRDLGRFCLQNGNYRDAVPPLEAAYRIDPANHSNEYDLTFAYKETGDLKQAHEHINHLLSEEDTSEVHRLAGDINEAMGDALSAEHEYEAAVHLDPSEPNEFTWGTELLLHRAVWPAIEVFRKGTKTYPKSARMLSALGVALFASAQYEEAAEQLCKASDLNPANTAPYMFLGEIEIAAPAPLACAERKLARFAQAQPESARPKYYYAMAVLKRQGIPANVADEDQARSLLQKAVEVDPKFGEAYLQLGILRMDKKDYQQAIDFFAKAVEVNPQLGDAYYRLGVAYQRIGLSAKAQQEFDQHDAIEKLRAEAVEQQRQKIQQFMVVLQGQPAIAK
- a CDS encoding LacI family DNA-binding transcriptional regulator, translating into MNIKGVAKLAGVSTATVSRVLNKTAPVDARTERRVRNAIERTGYFPNTHARMLGSAKSQTYGLIISDIANPFFPELVKSFEHLAVDHNHEVLIGNTDYHPERMEQCVRRMLEHKVAGVAIMTSEMDSKLVLMLSKRQIPIVFLDTGKAGSLTSNISIDYQHGIDLAIDHLVSLKHRSIAFIQGPVNFKSAMIRRDAFISSLKRDGIKIGEDFIRTGNHSIDGGRRAMDELLALENRPTAVMCSNDLTAIGVLIAAHIAGFRVPEDISVIGFDDIELSSLVHPPLTTIRVSRTEIATRAFSALYGATNRTASRGTNHTIPTDLIIRQSTGPSSR
- a CDS encoding VCBS repeat-containing protein, with product MAWTVVCAAQFAISVLYAESGPTFIPDATFKGSALVEWRTLGSAKWSADNGEITAKGGEGWLVLDKPYQDSALYTSFRCTGRCDTGILMRMEKRDASSTGVLLAIEGTALVPYRVMIDATGKITSKTRLRNAGGQARYAPPPPPPGAAHPSRPGGISRPALGPGLAGLPDPPPGVILMPHPVRGLQPGWNQIEVLLDAQIVRAFLNDGGGEASGATENMDEYGPMALYVGPGSEVSFKDVAWKNLAIKSRPDEVVGTGFRLQRLNEFFYGWSAAAADFNLDGKMDIVSGPFIYYGPSYRDSNEIYPNEAYNTSTQYPAKDWIERAADFNGDGWADVLTSGRGVGADLYINPHGEQRRWKHYHVVDSVFGEETIIRDIDGDGVPELIYTSGDGYISLAKPDPKDESAKWIIHHVSEKGPWPPHGIGAGDINKDGRVDILDAEGWWEQPAEGVDSGLWKFHPVAFGRWARTSAGGCDMAVYDVNGDGLPDVVTTLQSHGWGLAWFEQKRDTLTGEISFVKHDVMGTYTDKNAGGVSFSQPHGTTMADVDGDGIPDFLVGKRVFSHLDDFYDPDPYGPAVLYWYRTVRDPKAPGGAKLVPHLIHNRSGAGSDILAADLNGDGKTDVVVATRSGTYIFWNEAASPVAKTAGAIRAAK